Proteins from a single region of Lates calcarifer isolate ASB-BC8 linkage group LG19, TLL_Latcal_v3, whole genome shotgun sequence:
- the exd2 gene encoding exonuclease 3'-5' domain-containing protein 2 isoform X2, whose protein sequence is MSHRGPLTAVITTVLGATLGGLLIWRVYRTKRKRLPSIQKVADPVEAPRPVEKEYQYGQLQNLVEKEFKAVECQTTQLPPPVQIPSSEQLLGVKPVMVSSEEEWQQLWPLMQKELSVLPVLGLDCEWVSVKGQASAVSLLQMASYSGLCVLVRLLPFRSGQQPFPLSLIEVLRDPHILKVGVGCYEDGKRLTRDYGLSLSCTVDLRYLALRQRQATVNNGLSLKSLAADLLNVSLDKSLELRCSDWEADQLTLEQMTYAARDAQVSIALFLRLLGLHSEAGPVSSSGSSYSELATRCQGLVDVPFRGRGDGDDRAADGERRRRTRKPPTYESPESGDQQVPDPRKNNKRKPLGVGYSARKSPLYDNCFLHAPDGQPLCTCDKKKARWYLDKGIGVLQSEDPFVVRLLFEPSGRPDSQQDYYLTAKENLCVVCGKADSYIRKNIVPHEYRRHFPTEMKDHNSHDILLLCTSCHAASNVHDGFLKQQLAEEFAAPQGCEEGVRLLEDSDRRRVRSAARALLTAKDGLPEQRREELQDLIKGFLNMNEKEELTNEALTQAAGLETRIFNEAYVPHGLKVVRAHAEQGLRGLMDLERRWRQHFLTTMRPHHLPPLWSVDHNHSKFLRKYGEDLPIKLN, encoded by the exons ATGTCTCATCGAGGGCCTTTAACTGCCGTCATAACAACAGTACTAGGAGCAACCTTAGGAGGGCTGCTTATATGGCGAGTTTACCGAACAAAAAGGAAGAGGCTGCCTTCCATCCAGAAGGTGGCTGATCCTGTGGAGGCTCCACGTCCTGTGGAAAAGGAGTATCAATACGGCCAACTTCAAAACCTTGTAGAGAAAGAATTCAAGGCTGTGGAGTGTCAGACCACACAACTGCCCCCTCCTGTACAGATCCCGTCTTCTGAACAGCTTCTGGGAGTGAAACCAGTTATGGTGAGCTCTGAAGAGGAATGGCAGCAGCTGTGGCCACTGATGCAAAAGGAGCTGTCAGTCCTCCCTGTGCTGGGGCTTGACTGTGAATGG GTCTCCGTGAAGGGCCAAGCCTCTGCTGTCTCCCTGTTACAGATGGCCTCGTATTCAGGTCTGTGTGTCCTGGTGAGGCTGCTGCCGTTTCGCAGCGGTCAGCAACCATTCCCGCTCAGCTTAATAGAAGTCCTCAGAGATccacacattttaaaagttgGTGTCGGTTGCTATGAAGATGGCAAGCGTCTGACGCGTGACTATGGTCTGTCCCTGTCCTGTACTGTCGACCTGCGCTACCTTGCTTTAAGACAAAG GCAAGCTACAGTGAACAATGGCCTCAGTCTGAAGTCCCTGGCAGCAGATCTGTTGAATGTCTCTCTAGATAAATCTCTGGAGCTGCGCTGCAGTGACTGGGAGGCAGATCAACTGACGCTGGAGCAG ATGACTTACGCAGCCAGAGATGCCCAAGTCTCCATTGCTCTCTTCCTCCGTCTCCTCGGCCTCCACTCTGAAGCCGGGCCCGTCTCTTCCAGCGGGAGCTCCTACTCTGAGTTGGCCACCCGCTGCCAGGGCCTGGTGGACGTGCCCTTCAGGGGCCGAGGAGATGGAGACGACAGGGCCGCCGATGGAGAGAGGAGGCGGAGGACGCGGAAACCACCCACTTATGAAAGCCCAGAGTCTGGAGATCAGCAAGTCCCAGACCCTCGAAAAAATAACAAGAGGAAACCACTGGGTGTGGGGTATTCTGCCAG GAAGTCTCCCCTTTATGATAACTGCTTCCTCCATGCTCCTGATGGCCAGCCTCTGTGCACCTGTGACAAGAAGAAAGCCAGATGGTACCTGGATAAAGGAATAGGAG TTCTCCAGAGTGAAGATCCTTTTGTTGTGAGGTTGCTGTTTGAGCCATCAGGACGTCCGGACTCCCAGCAGGACTACTATCTCACTGCCAAGGAGAACCTCTGTGTGGTCTGTGGAAAAGCAGATTCCTACATCAG GAAAAATATCGTGCCACATGAGTACAGACGGCATTTTCCCACAGAGATGAAGGACCACAACTCCCACGacatcctgctgctctgcaccaGCTGCCATGCTGCCTCTAATGTGCACGACGGCttcctgaagcagcagctggccGAAGAGTTTGCAGCCCCTCAGGGCTGTGAGGAGGGAGTTCGTCTGCTGGAGGACTCGGATCGACGGCGGGTGCGTTCGGCGGCTCGGGCTCTGCTCACTGCCAAGGACGGACTGCCAGAGCAGCGACgggaggagctgcaggactTGATCAAGGGTTTCCTCAACATGAACGAGAAGGAGGAGCTGACGAATGAGGCGCTGACGCAGGCTGCCGGTTTGGAGACGAG GATATTCAACGAGGCGTACGTGCCTCACGGCCTGAAGGTGGTGCGAGCTCACGCTGAGCAGGGCCTGCGGGGCCTGATGGATCTGGAGCGTCGCTGGAGGCAGCACTTCCTCACCACCATGCGGCCTCACCACCTCCCTCCACTCTGGTCCGTCGACCACAACCACAGCAAGTTCCTCCGCAAATACGGAGAGGACCTGCCCATCAAACTCAACTGA
- the LOC108876620 gene encoding enhancer of rudimentary homolog → MSHTILLVQPTKRPEGRTYADYESVNECMEGVCKMYEEHLKRMNPNSPSITYDISQLFDFIDDLADLSCLVYRADTQTYQPYNKDWIKEKIYVLLRRQAQQAGK, encoded by the exons TCTCACACCATCCTGCTGGTGCAGCCCACTAAGAGGCCAGAGGGGAGGACATATGCTGATTATGAATCAGTCAATGAGTGTATGGAAG gtgtgtgtaagATGTACGAGGAGCATTTAAAGAGGATGAACCCCAACAGTCCGTCGATAACGTACGACATCAGCCAGCTGTTTGACTTCATTGATGACCTGGCTGACCTCAGCTGTTTGGT GTATCGCGCCGACACACAGACGTACCAGCCGTACAACAAGGACTGGATCAAAGAGAAGATCTATGTGCTGCTTCGCCGTCAGGCCCAGCAGGCGGGAAAGTGA
- the si:ch211-168d23.3 gene encoding BRD4-interacting chromatin-remodeling complex-associated protein, whose translation MEDEDGTCLLDVLCDPQALNDFLHGTNELQTEDLLINSSSGEPSLFTDAPSPVSLLGDGRDSPDTPPPGCVDLSFLEEALLSSPEGGEDPQVVQGGPPVAGGCEAKKGEVQEVEEAEVACDILQQSLQEAEITEQTMALEAGLAQPGDSLSLYSPAPLLSPPTIPFVPKSVTLPVTPALPRDTQAAVEPPQPSLLAVGPGCPSLKPAAPPQLMGLLPGNVFPAPSPETSFSLSPAQGSSMIIHKAVPSVTTRPLITPTLRATAAAPGIVLQRAPLPIQPKLPISIQPRLVQISPKPSGQKHTPGLTFVPGTASPNILLSQPPGQKPTAPPPQPTQQLPKPVSLQLVNQGGSFVLQPQGLFQGQNQFLLPGQSPVTISQPASAARPLLTPSHQGPSVHSVTPTTGQLVDGSQILTVPQRQLNFSPVFTTPTGQLALRQATVLSGPLHLQSAPPTVFQMPAQLAGTYTPGGQGQRATLVHSPALGNHITLINSSGVLPPDLTSISIVNGPSVVQGLPFAAQAAAPQAGVTEGQLSLQHASVVLLPERAVQEERSSSEETFHQLPQPYGHVLQHVSVQPTSAGLQASSPPVVTVLQPPPEPPLAPDPAAEMPKLLMPPADMTQVVEEVAHSMSQNQAFMQHLQQQALSSPIASELLVGALPVVPMESLASPVANERETQPQTHAVPGQETHTAMSDQCVEASPLHSDPEDTPLLCSSPPIQDTGRTAPATFSPPAGPQITLPGPESSVPQTTAPQPLIEPQVQYQVPRQHQVSQALFAQNQVQIQSSVSQAQVQVQPSVTQPQSSTHTSVHSSPSSLLVSVSVPQQQPDPAAASLSKGGDDSAVQQHTQNKPTAALAVESKAFTLDVHPPSPAAQGVQVHGPPAPRECAPTQMNQQPGTKLAGPLEQQQREERLTPATRRHRFQQQLCLDHGAVQRPFTGPAFSTLKDAVRRLLPYHTCAGHLPTQNDFSLVDQEFDTVSGFLLKRTKDMVNKYRQLLVREAQQESPSAEMVMLERLFLQAERYALAEDRRRARRDPESFMTALATSASSPLGAQSSGPSHLHSSGSPSSPPAWTRLSDRPPGLKTYRSSSRGALRLTIKQESGSRKVVHNSACDPGLKRDHTGQLTNGGGAVNERHSQAPNGAPQHSQHDGEISNGALPGNPAEEVPQTAPNSKIKAPNPLSMPEPQAACYELPPRDVSAPKLKCYRLDASPQPEQRFSPPPPPLQEDNMLSEHLQSAIDSILELQRLQGPSAAPTRATSGPSLDQAVTSILEGHL comes from the exons ATGGAGGATGAAGATGGGACTTGTCTACTTGATGTTTTGTG TGACCCCCAAGCCCTGAACGACTTCCTTCATGGGACCAATGAG CTGCAGACTGAAGACCTGCTCATTAACTCCTCCTCTGGGGAGCCCTCCCTCTTCACAGATGCCCCG AGCCCCGTCTCTCTGCTGGGAGACGGCAGGGATTCCCCAGACACGCCTCCACCCGGGTGTGTGGATCTGTCCTTCCTGGAGGAGGCCCTCCTGTCATCGCCAGAGGGTGGAGAAGACCCACAGGTGGTGCAGGGCGGGCCACCTGTGGCGGGTGGATGTGAGGCGAAGAAGGGAGAAGtgcaggaagtggaggaggcGGAGGTGGCGTGTGATATCCTCCAGCAGAGCCTGCAGGAGGCTGAGATCACGGAGCAGACCATGGCACTGGAGGCAGGTCTGGCTCAACCTGGGGACAGTCTGTCCCTGTACtcacctgctcctctcctctctcctcccaccaTACCATTTGTACCCAAGTCTGTGACCTTGCCAGTCACCCCGGCGTTGCCCAGAGACACCCAGGCAGCAGTGGAGCCTCCCCAGCCCTCCCTCCTGGCTGTCGGGCCTGGTTGCCCTTCACTGAAACCTGCTGCCCCGCCTCAGCTGATGGGGCTCCTGCCTGGAAATGTGTTCCCTGCCCCTTCTCCAGAGACCTCCTTCTCTCTGAGTCCTGCCCAGGGCTCCAGTATGATCATCCACAAGGCTGTCCCCAGTGTGACCACTCGTCCTCTTATCACTCCAACCCTGAGAGCAACGGCAGCAGCACCAGGAATCGTCCTGCAGAGGGCCCCTCTCCCCATCCAACCCAAGCTCCCCATCAGCATTCAGCCCAGACTGGTTCAAATTAGCCCCAAGCCTTCTGGGCAGAAACACACTCCAGGTCTTACATTTGTCCCCGGGACTGCCTCACCAAATATTTTACTGTCCCAACCCCCAGGCCAGAAGCCCACAGCTCCACCACCGCAGCCCACCCAGCAGCTCCCCAAACCAGTCAGCCTGCAGCTAGTCAACCAGGGCGGCTCCTTTGTGCTCCAGCCTCAGGGACTTTTCCAAGGCCAAAACCAGTTCCTTCTTCCAGGCCAGTCCCCTGTTACAATCTCCCAGCCTGCCAGTGCAGCTCGACCACTGCTGACTCCCAGTCACCAAGGCCCGTCGGTCCACAGCGTGACTCCCACCACTGGGCAGCTCGTAGACGGCTCTCAGATCCTAACTGTGCCCCAAAGACAGCTGAACTTCAGCCCTGTCTTCACCACCCCCACAGGGCAGCTAGCGCTCCGCCAGGCTACTGTGCTTTCAGGACCCTTACATCTACAGTCAGCGCCCCCTACTGTCTTCCAGATGCCAGCACAGCTGGCTGGAACCTACACTCCTGGAGGGCAGGGGCAGCGTGCTACCCTGGTTCACAGTCCTGCTCTTGGAAACCACATTACCTTGATTAACAGTTCGGGGGTGCTTCCTCCAGATCTCACTTCCATCTCAATAGTTAACGGCCCCTCGGTGGTTCAGGGGCTTCCTTTTGCTGCCCAGGCCGCGGCCCCTCAGGCAGGAGTGACCGAAGGACAGCTGAGCCTCCAGCATGCGTCTGTGGTGCTGCTGCCAGAGAGAGCTGTCCAAGAAGAGAGGAGCAGTTCAGAGGAGACTTTCCACCAACTACCACAG CCCTATGGACATGTGCTCCAGCACGTCTCAGTACAGCCCACCTCAGCAGGGCTGCaggcctcctctcctcctgtagTCACAGTCCTCCAGCCTCCTCCTGAACCACCTCTGGCTCCCGATCCAGCTGCGGAGATGCCCAAACTTTTGATGCCCCCAGCAGACATGACCCAAGTAGTGGAAGAGGTGGCCCACTCGATGAGTCAGAACCAGGCCTTTATGCAACATCTGCAACAG CAAGCACTTAGCTCTCCCATCGCATCTGAATTACTGGTTGGAGCGCTGCCAGTGGTGCCGATGGAGTCTCTTGCGTCCCCCGTGGCcaatgagagagagactcaACCCCAGACCCATGCAGTCCCTGGTCAGGAGACTCACACCGCGATGTCTGACCAGTGTGTAGAAGCTTCTCCGCTTCACTCAGACCCTGAGGACACACCGCTGCTCTGCTCCTCCCCTCCCATTCAGGACACCGGGAGGACAGCTCCGGCAACTTTCTCCCCTCCAGCAGGACCTCAGATTACCCTACCCGGACCTGAGAGTTCAGTCCCCCAGACCACAGCTCCCCAGCCCCTCATCGAGCCCCAAGTCCAGTACCAGGTCCCTCGTCAGCACCAGGTCTCGCAGGCGTTATTTGCCCAGAACCAGGTGCAGATCCAGTCATCCGTTTCCCA GGCCCAGGTCCAGGTCCAACCGTCTGTGACCCAGCCTCAGTCCTCGACTCACACTTCAGTCCACAGCagcccctcctctctgctcgtCAGCGTCTCGGtgcctcagcagcagcctgatCCTGCAGCTGCTAGTCTCTCCAAAGGAGGAGACGACTCCGCTGtccaacagcacacacaaaaca AGCCAACAGCTGCCTTGGCCGTGGAGAGCAAAGCGTTTACTCTCGATGTCCATCCACCCTCTCCTGCAGCCCAGGGTGTCCAGGTTCACGGGCCCCCAGCCCCCAGAGAGTGTGCCCCCACCCAGATGAACCAGCAGCCCGGCACCAAG CTGGCAGGTCcgctggagcagcagcagagagaggagaggctcaCACCAGCAACGCGCAGGCACAG GTTCCAGCAGCAACTGTGTTTGGACCACGGAGCAGTTCAGCGCCCGTTCACCGGCCCGGCCTTTTCCACCCTGAAGGACGCAGTTAGACGCCTGCTGCCGTACCACACCTGCGCTGGTCACCTGCCGACTCAGAATGACTTCAGTTTAG TGGACCAGGAGTTTGACACTGTGTCTGGTTTCCTGCTGAAACGCACCAAGGACATGGTCAATAAATACAGGCAGCTACTGGTTAGAGAAGCCCAG CAGGAGAGTCCATCAGCAGAGATGGTGATGCTGGAGCGTCTCTTCCTTCAGGCCGAGCGATACGCTTTAGCAGAGGACAGACGGCGAGCCCGCAGAGACCCAG AGTCATTCATGACGGCCTTGGCTACATCAGCGTCTTCCCCTCTTGGTGCCCAATCCTCTGGCCCCTCCCACCTGCACTCCTCTGGCAGCCCCTCCTCTCCACCAGCTTGGACCAGACTGTCTGACCGGCCCCCAGGACTGAAGACGTACCGCTCCAGCTCCCGCGGGGCTCTCAGACTCACCATCAAGCAGGAGTCCGGCTCCCGTAAGGTGGTCCACAACTCGGCCTGTGACCCCGGACTCAAGAGGGATCACACGGGGCAGCTGACCAACGGCGGTGGAGCCGTGAACGAACGCCACTCTCAGGCACCCAACGGAGCACCCCAGCATTCTCAGCATGATGGGGAGATCTCCAACGGAGCTCTGCCTGGTAACCCTGCAGAGGAGGTCCCACAGACAGCACCcaattccaaaataaaagcccccAATCCTCTTTCTATGCCAGAGCCACAGGCCGCTTGCTACGAGTTGCCTCCCAGAGATGTCAGTGCCCCAAAACTGAAATGTTACAGGCTGGATGCGTCGCCTCAGCCGGAGCAGCGGTTCAGCCCGCCGCCTCCACCCCTCCAAGAGGACAACATGCTCAGTGAACATCTACAGAGTGCCATCGACAGCATCCTGGAGCTCCAGCGCCTGCAGGGCCCCTCTGCAGCCCCAACCAGGGCCACGTCAGGCCCTTCACTGGACCAGGCTGTCACCAGCATCCTGGAGGGACACCTGTGA
- the exd2 gene encoding exonuclease 3'-5' domain-containing protein 2 isoform X1: MSHRGPLTAVITTVLGATLGGLLIWRVYRTKRKRLPSIQKVADPVEAPRPVEKEYQYGQLQNLVEKEFKAVECQTTQLPPPVQIPSSEQLLGVKPVMVSSEEEWQQLWPLMQKELSVLPVLGLDCEWVKTKGVSVKGQASAVSLLQMASYSGLCVLVRLLPFRSGQQPFPLSLIEVLRDPHILKVGVGCYEDGKRLTRDYGLSLSCTVDLRYLALRQRQATVNNGLSLKSLAADLLNVSLDKSLELRCSDWEADQLTLEQMTYAARDAQVSIALFLRLLGLHSEAGPVSSSGSSYSELATRCQGLVDVPFRGRGDGDDRAADGERRRRTRKPPTYESPESGDQQVPDPRKNNKRKPLGVGYSARKSPLYDNCFLHAPDGQPLCTCDKKKARWYLDKGIGVLQSEDPFVVRLLFEPSGRPDSQQDYYLTAKENLCVVCGKADSYIRKNIVPHEYRRHFPTEMKDHNSHDILLLCTSCHAASNVHDGFLKQQLAEEFAAPQGCEEGVRLLEDSDRRRVRSAARALLTAKDGLPEQRREELQDLIKGFLNMNEKEELTNEALTQAAGLETRIFNEAYVPHGLKVVRAHAEQGLRGLMDLERRWRQHFLTTMRPHHLPPLWSVDHNHSKFLRKYGEDLPIKLN; encoded by the exons ATGTCTCATCGAGGGCCTTTAACTGCCGTCATAACAACAGTACTAGGAGCAACCTTAGGAGGGCTGCTTATATGGCGAGTTTACCGAACAAAAAGGAAGAGGCTGCCTTCCATCCAGAAGGTGGCTGATCCTGTGGAGGCTCCACGTCCTGTGGAAAAGGAGTATCAATACGGCCAACTTCAAAACCTTGTAGAGAAAGAATTCAAGGCTGTGGAGTGTCAGACCACACAACTGCCCCCTCCTGTACAGATCCCGTCTTCTGAACAGCTTCTGGGAGTGAAACCAGTTATGGTGAGCTCTGAAGAGGAATGGCAGCAGCTGTGGCCACTGATGCAAAAGGAGCTGTCAGTCCTCCCTGTGCTGGGGCTTGACTGTGAATGGGTAAAGACGAAAGGC GTCTCCGTGAAGGGCCAAGCCTCTGCTGTCTCCCTGTTACAGATGGCCTCGTATTCAGGTCTGTGTGTCCTGGTGAGGCTGCTGCCGTTTCGCAGCGGTCAGCAACCATTCCCGCTCAGCTTAATAGAAGTCCTCAGAGATccacacattttaaaagttgGTGTCGGTTGCTATGAAGATGGCAAGCGTCTGACGCGTGACTATGGTCTGTCCCTGTCCTGTACTGTCGACCTGCGCTACCTTGCTTTAAGACAAAG GCAAGCTACAGTGAACAATGGCCTCAGTCTGAAGTCCCTGGCAGCAGATCTGTTGAATGTCTCTCTAGATAAATCTCTGGAGCTGCGCTGCAGTGACTGGGAGGCAGATCAACTGACGCTGGAGCAG ATGACTTACGCAGCCAGAGATGCCCAAGTCTCCATTGCTCTCTTCCTCCGTCTCCTCGGCCTCCACTCTGAAGCCGGGCCCGTCTCTTCCAGCGGGAGCTCCTACTCTGAGTTGGCCACCCGCTGCCAGGGCCTGGTGGACGTGCCCTTCAGGGGCCGAGGAGATGGAGACGACAGGGCCGCCGATGGAGAGAGGAGGCGGAGGACGCGGAAACCACCCACTTATGAAAGCCCAGAGTCTGGAGATCAGCAAGTCCCAGACCCTCGAAAAAATAACAAGAGGAAACCACTGGGTGTGGGGTATTCTGCCAG GAAGTCTCCCCTTTATGATAACTGCTTCCTCCATGCTCCTGATGGCCAGCCTCTGTGCACCTGTGACAAGAAGAAAGCCAGATGGTACCTGGATAAAGGAATAGGAG TTCTCCAGAGTGAAGATCCTTTTGTTGTGAGGTTGCTGTTTGAGCCATCAGGACGTCCGGACTCCCAGCAGGACTACTATCTCACTGCCAAGGAGAACCTCTGTGTGGTCTGTGGAAAAGCAGATTCCTACATCAG GAAAAATATCGTGCCACATGAGTACAGACGGCATTTTCCCACAGAGATGAAGGACCACAACTCCCACGacatcctgctgctctgcaccaGCTGCCATGCTGCCTCTAATGTGCACGACGGCttcctgaagcagcagctggccGAAGAGTTTGCAGCCCCTCAGGGCTGTGAGGAGGGAGTTCGTCTGCTGGAGGACTCGGATCGACGGCGGGTGCGTTCGGCGGCTCGGGCTCTGCTCACTGCCAAGGACGGACTGCCAGAGCAGCGACgggaggagctgcaggactTGATCAAGGGTTTCCTCAACATGAACGAGAAGGAGGAGCTGACGAATGAGGCGCTGACGCAGGCTGCCGGTTTGGAGACGAG GATATTCAACGAGGCGTACGTGCCTCACGGCCTGAAGGTGGTGCGAGCTCACGCTGAGCAGGGCCTGCGGGGCCTGATGGATCTGGAGCGTCGCTGGAGGCAGCACTTCCTCACCACCATGCGGCCTCACCACCTCCCTCCACTCTGGTCCGTCGACCACAACCACAGCAAGTTCCTCCGCAAATACGGAGAGGACCTGCCCATCAAACTCAACTGA